From the Phycisphaerae bacterium genome, one window contains:
- a CDS encoding serine/threonine-protein phosphatase, with protein sequence MEPESSSAHPANPSPEPSTPTPEATHSLQCLEILGGNQVVRHALATPGMNVWIDSRPHAGTRGGDLHYVSMCGSGRVTRFIVADISGHGPDLDEFAQRLRNLVSRYINLLDQTRFARAINKHFAEQVGDSKFATVLLVTYFAPTHHLIVCNAGHPPPLWYSHAAGRWRYLNRAAADAGPSIRAERARYRLSRVANLPLGMIEPTPYRQFAAKLATGDVVVLYTDAMIEARNPAGQMLTSRGLLKLARRTIEWVPQAGNAADATARGTWKLASAAARLQQPEPADANGSTPSVDPPRTAQLIGQELIHAVDRWRGGRPPEDDQTTVVLHHNGESPPRLTLGRAARSMMKMLGFRWKQ encoded by the coding sequence ATGGAACCGGAGTCCTCATCCGCTCACCCGGCGAACCCTTCGCCCGAACCGTCGACGCCCACGCCCGAGGCCACGCATTCGCTGCAATGCCTGGAGATCCTCGGCGGCAACCAGGTGGTGCGCCACGCCCTCGCCACGCCCGGAATGAACGTGTGGATCGACAGCCGGCCCCACGCCGGAACACGCGGCGGCGATCTGCACTACGTCTCCATGTGCGGCTCGGGACGGGTCACGCGATTCATCGTCGCCGACATCTCGGGGCACGGCCCCGATCTCGACGAATTCGCCCAGCGGCTGCGGAACCTGGTGAGCCGCTACATCAACCTGCTGGATCAGACGCGTTTTGCCCGCGCGATCAACAAGCATTTCGCCGAACAGGTCGGCGACAGCAAGTTCGCCACCGTCTTGCTGGTCACCTACTTCGCCCCAACCCATCACCTGATCGTCTGCAACGCCGGACACCCGCCGCCCCTGTGGTACAGTCACGCCGCCGGCCGCTGGCGCTACCTGAACCGCGCAGCGGCTGACGCCGGACCATCCATCCGCGCCGAACGCGCCCGCTACCGACTCTCGCGGGTCGCCAATCTCCCCCTCGGCATGATCGAACCGACCCCCTACCGGCAGTTCGCAGCCAAACTGGCCACGGGCGACGTGGTCGTCCTCTATACCGACGCGATGATCGAGGCCAGGAATCCCGCCGGACAGATGCTCACAAGTCGCGGGCTGCTGAAACTGGCCCGCCGCACCATCGAGTGGGTGCCGCAAGCGGGCAATGCTGCTGACGCCACCGCACGAGGAACGTGGAAGCTCGCCTCAGCCGCGGCGCGCTTGCAACAACCTGAACCCGCCGACGCCAATGGATCGACGCCGTCGGTCGATCCGCCGCGGACGGCTCAGCTCATCGGCCAGGAACTCATCCACGCGGTTGACCGGTGGCGCGGCGGTCGGCCGCCCGAGGATGACCAGACGACCGTCGTCCTGCACCACAATGGCGAGTCGCCGCCGCGGTTGACCCTCGGTCGGGCCGCACGCTCGATGATGAAAATGCTCGGATTCCGCTGGAAACAATGA